In Bradyrhizobium sp. WD16, the genomic stretch CGTAGCCGCTCGGCGGCCGGTCGGGGCTCATCGCCGCCGAAATCGTCTCGCCCTCCTCGAGGTTGACCAGCTCCGAGTAGCACTGCACCAGATCGAACCGGCGCAGCAGCTGCCGCGTGGCATCAAGCCAGTCCTGGTCGGCGAAGACGAAGTCACAATCGACCCAGGAGATATAGCGCACCGTTTGCGGCAGCCTCTCGAGCGCAAGATTGAGCATCCGCTCCTTCTGCCAGAGCACCGCTCCCGGGCTGACGCGCAGCACCCAGTCTGCATCGTCGTTGGCGAGCTCGAAGACGCCATTGGGCGAAAACTCGACGACGACAAGCGGCGCGGCGAGATGCCGGCGAAACCGCGTGAAGTTATTCCGGCGCGAGGCATAGCGACATGGGTTGAAGTAGGTGCTGACCACACAAATGTCGCTCTCGTCGAGAGTTCTTCGCATGTGGTCCGCGTCGCCATGGCCATGATCGAAGCCCGGAGCAGTTTAGACGCGCCACATGCTTTCCGCCAGCCCGCCGGCCCTTGGACCAAGCTCGTCGGGGCGAGCGGTCAGACAAGTACAATCATACCGAACACGGGGTATCCCGAAGTAACTGCCAAATGCGCTCAAGCGGACCGAAACACATTCTGCACCTGGCACATCCTGGCATAGACGCCGTCCCGGCGGCTCAACTCCTCGTGCGTGCCCTGCTCGACGATGGCGCCGCCCTGCAGCACCACGACGCGATCGGCCAACATGATCGTGCTCAGCCTGTGCGCAATGATCAGGCTGGTTCCACCTGCGCGCACCCGGCGGACGGCATCCTGAATCGCACGCTCGGTGACCGAGTCGATGTTTGCCGTTGCCTCGTCGAGGATCAGAATTGGCGCGTTCTTGAGCAGCGCGCGGGCAATCTCGATCCGCTGCTTCTCGCCGGCGCTCAATCTGCCTCCCCGTTCGCCCACCATCGTGTCATAGCCGTTCGGCAGCGCCGCAATGAATCGATCGCAGCGCGCCGCCGTGGCGGCGCTCAGCAATTCATCTTGGCTCGCGGTCCGGCGCCCGTACAGGATATTTTCTCGCACCGTTGCATGAAACAGCACCGGCTCCTGGCTGACGAAACTGATCTGCCGGCGCAGAGCGTCCAGCGAGAGGCTGCGAATGTCCTGTCCGTCGATAAGGATCCTGCCGCCGTCGAGCTTGTAGAATCCCAGTAGCAGATTGGCGATGGTCGACTTGCCAGAGCCTGTGGCTCCGACCAGCGCCACGGTCTGGCCGCGTTCGATATTGAGCGAAACCTCCTTGAGGATGAATGGACCCGAGCCATAGCGAAAGCTCACGGCGTCCCACGCGACATTGCCGAGCACCGGCTGCCTGGGCGCGCCGTATCCGCCCCACAGGACCGCCTCGTCGGCCTCGTCCATGATGTCGAACAGCCGCTCTCCCGCCGCGCGGGCCGACTGCAGGGTCGTGTTCAACCCGTGAATATTGATCAAGGGCGCATAAAGCATCGCCAGATAGAAGACGAAGCTGACCAATTCGCCCAGACTGATGCTCTGCCGCAGCACGAGTGCCCCGCCGACCCCCCAGATCAGGACCGTGCCGAGCGAGGTGAAGAAGGTCATCGCCGGCATATAGACCGCCCACAGATTCAGGACCCGCATGGTGCGGTCCCGCAACTCCTCGTTTCGCAACTCGAAGCGATGCGAACTATATTCGATGTGTCCGAACGCCTTGATTTGCCGGATGCCCTGCAGATTATCGAGCAGCACCGCATTCAATGCGCTGAGCGACCGCCGCTTCGCCCGCAGGCGCTCCCGCGCCTTGGCGGTAAACCAGATCGAGCCCAGCGTCACGAACGGCAAGGGAATGAGGCTGAAGGCCGCCAGCGTTGAATCCTTGACAAACAGAATGGTCAAAACGATCGCGATCGTCGCGAGTGACACCGCCCCCTGCTCGGTGCCCTCGACCAGCAGCTTCTCGACATCGGTCACGTCTTCGACGACGCGGGTCATCAGATCGCCGGTGGACATCCTGTCGAAATAGCTCACCGGGAGCCGCTGCAGGTGCTCGTAAGTATCGCGGCGCATATCATAGGTGATGCGCTGCTCGAGGCTGTTGCTGACGAGGGTGCGCAGTGAGCTGAACAGGTCCCGCATCACGAAGGCGAGCAGCAGCCCGAACACTGCCATGGTCA encodes the following:
- a CDS encoding ABC transporter ATP-binding protein, translating into MRRSAHYLDRHRGRAALNILCTAVALLSALTFPQLTQYIVDGILDRQAPVQLTMAVFGLLLAFVMRDLFSSLRTLVSNSLEQRITYDMRRDTYEHLQRLPVSYFDRMSTGDLMTRVVEDVTDVEKLLVEGTEQGAVSLATIAIVLTILFVKDSTLAAFSLIPLPFVTLGSIWFTAKARERLRAKRRSLSALNAVLLDNLQGIRQIKAFGHIEYSSHRFELRNEELRDRTMRVLNLWAVYMPAMTFFTSLGTVLIWGVGGALVLRQSISLGELVSFVFYLAMLYAPLINIHGLNTTLQSARAAGERLFDIMDEADEAVLWGGYGAPRQPVLGNVAWDAVSFRYGSGPFILKEVSLNIERGQTVALVGATGSGKSTIANLLLGFYKLDGGRILIDGQDIRSLSLDALRRQISFVSQEPVLFHATVRENILYGRRTASQDELLSAATAARCDRFIAALPNGYDTMVGERGGRLSAGEKQRIEIARALLKNAPILILDEATANIDSVTERAIQDAVRRVRAGGTSLIIAHRLSTIMLADRVVVLQGGAIVEQGTHEELSRRDGVYARMCQVQNVFRSA